The DNA window TGCTAGGTCATTAATTTAAGACATCCTACGAGGGCACGTAATTTGGGACTAGAGGTTGCTAATAGAGACTAtcctatttgagcctccacctcaaatcCCTTTCGATGCTAAGTCTAAAATCCAACAGAATAGATAAGCATGGTAAATAGTGATCCAAggtcttattttattatttaagtcCGTGCTTCTGATCATTTGAATGATATTTTGTGGTAGGTTCAAATCAACCAATGATGCCTACAAGTGAGTgttgtttgtactgatactattCTTGTTATGCCACTTGGCATAGTCTGGTTGTAGGAACCAAAGATGTTTCATAGGTGATGATGATAGTGATTTCCGATAGTTTCTACTCCTCTTTTCTCATGGTGGAAGCTATGTCGTAATGTTTTCTTTTAGTCATTGTGTCTCCTTAGTCGCTCTTGTACCTATGTAGATTAGTTCCTTAGAAAGAGTTTCTTTTCAGGTGTTAtaaaaaatgatgtttctaTACTCTAGTTCATGGTTATGCATGCAATTTGTTATagaaattcttatttattttcgcAATGTCCGTGTTAAAATTTGGTGGTAAATGTTTTCTTAGCTAGATGTTAGAGATGGTGTCAGCACGGCCTGATGAGTTGGATCATGACAATCTAAATCCTAAATAAGGCAATACTCTGATAATTTAGTTAAATGTCCTAATTTAGACAATATTGTTAAATATAGTGCTCCTGATTttgaacaaaaacaaaatcaaataaaacgaAACATCCAGAAAAGAGAACTATTTAACTATAGTAAAATTCTTTCGGAAGTAAATTGTCATATATGTATATTACTTTAAGCATTAAAATCTGGATGAgtcaaatcaaatgaaaaaaataaatcaaaacaaccAAATATAGATCATAATAATCCTGGTAAAACTCTAActgaaattaaaaatactaagtaaggtaatacacttttaaataAGATATCTCCCTAATTGCATAGAATGAAAGGCTAAAACAATCCTCCCCTTTTATCTCCTGCAATGTCTTTTTTCCACTTGAATATATCACTCACCCATTTAGGGGTGTTtacaatttgaataaaaattgattcaaactgataaattgaaacaaattgattttatttgaatttgtttttagatttttaaaaatcaatagtATTTGGTTTGAGATTGGTTTTGTTAagaaaatcgaagaaataatcTAATTGAACtcataaattatatacatatattttattattatacatgtatataatatattatttttataaataattttaattatcttacatatatgtttttatcaaaatttatttataatttatttatgaaaacaaagtaaaaaatgTCTAAGATAagaacatttatcttattggtttcatattttttttattgatttcataTATATCTATGATAATTTTTTGTGGGGTTAGAAATGTCATTGTCCTCTCGTAGACAGGTCAAAATGGTGAATTTTGAAACTTTATTCAAAGTAAAAGTAAATTTAGTGATAGAAAGTTCTATAAATGCATTCTTTTGCCAAAgccttttcaattcattaaaaaatccccccccccccacccccacaatGACCAGTGTGCTAAGCAAGAAATTCCTTCTTTCTTTCCTCCTCATTTGCTTGGTGTTGTCACCGCCACAAACTAGGGCGGTGATAACATGTGACACGGTATTCAACGACTTGAAATCGTGCCTTAGTTATGTGTTAGTTGGTGGAAATGTACCTACAGAGTGTTGCAACGGGCTTAAATCTCTTATTACTAATGAAATTACCACCGAAGATCGCCAGATGGCATGNCCATTTAGAGGTGCTCacaatttgaataaaaatcgaatcaaactaattaaaaatcaattttatttggaTATAATTTGGTTTAGTTTTAGATTCTTAAAAATGGATAGTATTTgatttgagtttgattttgttaaaaaatgaagaaataaccgaactggtaagttatatacatatattttattattatacatgcataatatatattatttttataaataatgttcAATATCTTACATATATGTTTTCTTCTAAATTTATTTAGGAAAGCAAAGTCAAAAACGTCCAAGATgagaacatttatcttattggtttcatatatatgagtgtctacgataaTTTTTTGTGGGACTAGGaatgtcattgtctcttccttctaggccaaagtggtgaattttgaagctttatTCACAATAAATTTAGTGATTGAAAGTTCTGTAATGTTAGTcgttctaactattttttgttttgaatgtatctttttttattttttttgtgcatATTTAATAACTtaacaaaatcaaattgaaatcgataaatgtgtgtatatatatatatatatatatatttgatttatcttggttttgataattaaaaaaaataattaaattgatttgattttgattttaatcaataaccgatccaatcggtccgtgaacacccctacacCCATCTATACaatatctttttatattattttgtgtgTAAAATGCAAATAGATATTAGATTTAtgattattaataataaaattaaattgttttattcttctcatctatttcatcatAGAACATTATTGACTTATATATTCAATTAACACTTtctactctcttttttttcaatctcaaaaataatattattttatataggtaAATTTTGCTACAtggactttttttttcttctgaataTCATGTTttctaagtaaaaaaaaaaaaaaactataaagaTTAATAATGTAGCCTAAAATaggtattttaaaaaattaattgacatGTATAATATTTTCACCCTATATAAATACATTCTTTTGCCAAAGCCTTttcaattcattcaaaaaatcATTCCCCCTCCCCCCCACCCACAATGGCCAGTGTGCTAAGCAAgacatttcttctttctttcctcCTCATTTGCTTGGTGTTGTCACCGCCACAAACTAGGGCGGTGATAACATGTGACACGGTATTCAACGACTTGAAATCGTGCCTTAGTTATGTGTTAGTTGGTGGAAATGTACCTACAGAGTGTTGCAACGGGCTTAAATCTCTTATTACTAATGAAATTACCACCGAAGATCGCCAGATGGCATGCTCATGCGTGAAGAATCTCGCCACGGCGGCAACGGATGAACAAGTTGATCGTGCCGCTAGTCTCCCCGGAAAATGTGGTGTCAAAGTTCCTTTCAAGATTAGCCGTGATGTTGATTGCACAAAggtgaaatgaaaaaaaaaaaaagaagaggttgatctattatgaacaaaaaatagtaacttatatatatgatgacatatgagttatataaaaaaaaaattgtttgtttatGGGTTTATGTGTAAATTAACGTTTATTTGAGGGGATtacctaaaattaattatacaatattctttctttctttctttctactatatttttatttttattagattaGAAGAATGAGTTTAAAATTTGGTATCAATATGTGTTCTTCATAAATTAGCTTTGAGGGTATTTTAGTCacttaatacatttttcttaAGATGAGTGTTATGTTTTGGAGAACACGTGTTTTGTAGGTGTGGCGTCGCTAGAGCATTTTGCATCTGATTGTAGGTGTGGCGTCGCTAGAGCATTTTGCCTCTCAGATATTTTGTGTGGAAAGCCGTCGAATTTAAACcctttttacttttgtttattaGTTAAATTTATCTCTCGTTATTTATAGGGTACTCCTTCTATTACCAAACTTAACACATTTGTCCCTATTTGGATAAACTTtccaaatcaaccaaaattaTTANATAtttaaataatactccctcaattccatattagttgatcatcttactaaaaatagttgtttcatattagttgtccatttattaaatcaagaaagaattaattaaattttttgtatacTACCTTTGCAAATAATTCTATTTGAATGTGTTNNNNNNNNNNNNNNNNNNNNNNNNNNNNNNNNNNNNNNNNNNNNNNNNNNNNNNNNNNNNNNNNNNNNNNNNNNNNNNNNNNNNNNNNNNNNNNNNNNNNNNNNNNNNNNNNNNNNNNNNNNNNNNNNNNNNNNNNNNNNNNNNNNNNNNNNNNNNNNNNNNNNNNNNNNNNNNNNNNNNNNNNNNNNNNNNNNNNNNNNNNNNNNNNNNNNNNNNNNNNNNNNNNNNNNNNNNNNNNNNNNNNNNNNNNNNNNNNNNNNNNNNNNNNNNNNNNNNNNNNNNNNNNNNNNNNNNNNNNNNNNNNNNNNNNNNNNNNNNNNNNNNNNNNNNNNNNNNNNNNNNNNNNNNNNNNNNNNNNNNNNNNNNNNNNNNNNNNNNNNNNNNNNNNNNNNNNNNNNNNNNNNNNNNNNNNNNNNNNNNNNNNNNNNNNNNNNNNNNNNNNNNNNNNNNNNNNNNNNNNNNNNNNNNNNNNNNNNNNNNNNNNNNNNNNNNNNNNNNNNNNNNNNNNNNNNNNNNNNNNNNNNNNNNNNNNNNNNNNNNNNNNNNNNNNNNNNNNNNNNNNNNNNNNNNNNNNNNNNNNNNNNNNNNNNNNNNNNNNNNNNNNNNNNNNNNNNNNNNNNNNNNNNNNNNNNNNNNNNNNNNNNNNNNNNNNNNNNNNNNNNNNNNNNNNNNNNNNNNNNNNNNNNNNNNNNNNNNNNNNNNNNNNNNNNNNNNNNNNNNNNNNNNNNNNNNNNNNNNNNNNNNNNNNNNNNNNNNNNNNNNNNNNNNNNNNNNNNNNNNNNNNNNNNNNNNNNNNNNNNNNNNNNNNNNNNNNNNNNNNNNNNNNNNNNNNNNNNNNNNNNNNNNNNNNNNNNNNNNNNNNNNNNNNNNNNNNNNNNNNNNNNNNNNNNNNNNNNNNNNNNNNNNNNNNNNNNNNNNNNNNNNNNNNNNNNNNNNNNNNNNNNNNNNNNNNNNNNNNNNNNNNNNNNNNNNNNNNNNNNNNNNNNNNNNNNNNNNNNNNNNNNNNNNNNNNNNNNNNNNNNNNNNNNNNNNNNNNNNNNNNNNNNNNNNNNNNNNNNNNNNNNNNNNNNNNNNNNNNNNNNNNNtatttactttgatataattttaaaatatttcttatactatttcatagtttttatcttttaatatattatttcaagtttaaaacttagaattcggaatggtccaataaagattatagttcatagatgttgataattataataaaacttaaatcaaaatcaaattaatactaatgcaaaaagaaaatcaattcaacactaagaatgacaataatattgaatatttgttctttagttttacattggtttagacaattaaaatacataatctaattttaattttccttaaatatttagtaatgtaactaatattattaaacttattttagcatgatttagtacttttaaattatgataattttccttatgactttgcaatatttattttatatgatgatttcattattattttttattgaatattttagtgtcatcagtactcatctcatattttgtgttattttcttaagaaacaccttagataattgtattttggttggactaaagaaatatttggagcacaagttaatcatatgtttgtatgcaaactttaccgaaaaaatccaaaaatctgaaaaatccgaggtttattagtttggtttgatttataaatttaaaaattcgacacaatagTTTGGTTTGgaatttgaaaaatccgaaccaacccgaggttgtaaaacccaaaaaaatttaaattttattaatttgatttagtttataaatttaaattttttacacaaataatttgatttgatatttaaaaaatccgaaccaacccgatATGTACACCCTACCTCACTTTGTAAGATTGTAAtgaatatattgttgttgtttggtAAGCAATTGGTTATTCCTTCTACATCAATACAACCCCAATCCCCAAGTTGCAATCATTAGATCTCTACCATAAAAAGTCTGGCAAAATTAGGTAGTATCAAAACTAGTGCATTAACCTTGTGAGGGGTGCACTAATAACTTCACAACCTTTTATAAACCACGTGTAATATCTTGGTAGCCCCAAAAATCCCCCCAAACTAGTATATAGTATGTAGTAGGGTTTTTGGCCATGGTTACACTGATTCTATCTACTTTTGGatcaattgaaatataattgTGACGAACCGAATTTTGTACCTAGACCACGATAGAAAACTTAAAGAGCTACTATCCATAAAATGAATGGCCATTACCATGCATGAATCaacatatatatgaaaataagaACATAATAGTGTTCCCTTAACGTTGTTTGGTTGGTTTTGAagtttaaaagataaaaaaggacTTTTGATATATACATGTATCACGAGATATATGAGTCcaaaattaagtgtaatttgttctacatatattttatacaagtggattcgcatgtatatgtgatacataaaaaattttggtcgcctccctcgcctctctcccgTCTCGCCCGTCACTCTCCTATGTAATCGATATcatagatacatgtgaatcatgccgatacatacaaatacatatatctagtgTGATAGTGTAATTaacatgtatctgagatacaaaACGAATCTCTCTCATATCTCTCCTTTTTTAGTGTATTTTGtagcaaatacatatatctaagtgtatcttcctcaatatatggtaggaaactcttaataaatggtaagatacgtaatattttgaaagtataggtaataatactccctccgtttcaaaaagaatgacctgctttcctttttagtctgtttaaaaaagaatgacctctttctttttttggtaacattttaatttaagcTTTCCACGTGGCACGTTTAAGggcacaagattaaaggacaattttgtacatttgacataactttaatttaggaccacaagattcaaaagtcttcattattttcttaaactccgtgtcaagtcaaactagaccatTCTTTGTGAAATGCAAGGAGTAGTATATATGGTAGTGCAGTGTgtctaattatgtagttttttcctaaaatttatcatatatgccccaatattttttacaaatacagaatataaattatattatattagaaaaataattagtttcaaattttttcttacttttttctcttttttcattcacacttttttttccttatatttttacACTAAAGAATAGATAATGTATAAGTACCTCATAAACTATGACCGAAATTTCAACGGTACACTTTAATTCAACTCGAGTCTTATTACCCCTTTgaactcaatttttttgtattttcttacattttttgTGCAGATGTGACAACTTCAACCATGTAAAGTTAAATGCGTTgtatttaaactttttttaaactaagttaatacacataattttttaaaaacttttttgcCTTGTAtttagactttttttttcttcatattttcaagttcattcattgttttttctctttttatctatttattttatttattctatttattttctttgtctttccttttgatttgatttcaaatttaattctaTATGTCTTGTATTTACAATAAGTTAATTTCTGACtgatatcaaaataagtgaagaaaattaaataagacaacaaacaaataaaaatgtcaaaaattaaaggacattttgtaagaaaagaaattattattatttttaaaaaaagttacacataatttttcaaaattaattcaaaagtaaaaggataaaaattaatgaaagagaaaaaaattaaaaagtttaaagtgaggagggaactaaatattttacaaagaaaaaaatataaataattatatatataagttttaatgtCAACAATTAAGTGTACTAAATAATGTAAATAGACCAATTAAAAAAAGGACATATGTCcaattttttcattgtttacTTGCCTTCAAGAGGAGTACTTACTACTCCACTATAACATTGATGATTTTGATATAGTAATAGATTAATtagtattttatatttattaatttaaaataaagataaatattatacattcaaattcataattttataatattcaaatcttaatacaatatattaatatttaaatgtgtatttaaaatcaagttttttaATCTTGACATACATCTTGAAATCAAGCATTTTAGATAGAAAATGTCATATATAGTTTAGGAGGGTAATAATCACAGCTCTCCATAGTTCAGGTAGTAGACTAATCAAATATGAATAATTtaggatatttttttttgaggtactacctctatataaatatattcccTTGCCAAAGTTCCTTCAATACATTCAAAAACTCTTTGATCATTCAATTACCAATCCCTACAATGAATATTGACTCTACAATACtaatgatgaagaaattactTCTATTTTTGCTCCTCATTTACATGGTGGTGACACCGCCATCGACTAAGGCGAATGTGATCACATGTGACACGGTAAACGATAGTGTAATACCGTGTCTTAATTATGTAACGTATGGTGGAAATGTATCGGAAGAATGTTGCAAGTCCTTCATATCATGTTTAAATTATCTGTTCATGCATAAAGGATCTTTTCTTCACAGCCACCAACATACTAGTTAAACGTACCGCTAATATCCCTGAGAAATGTGGAATCAAGTTTCCTTTCAAAATTAGCAAGGATGTTGATTGCTCAAAGGttctttgaaagaaaatgaggtCACTCTTTCTATATgtatataatgaataaaactAATGTGTTTAGTGATCTTGATGAAGAATAAACACTTTTATCTATGaaaatcttttatttaaaaGGTTTAAATATACATCTGAAtaatacaatttaaaatatatagatttttcggcatatttatattcatgttactatataaatgatttagatatatattcttttcgATTGATTGAAGTGAAAGAATCAactttacttttatatatatatatataaacacatgGATATTTTGATCCTTCTCACTTAGTTTAGAGGTATATTTAGTCATTcttacacataattttttttaaaatttcttaattcAAGGCTAATTTAGGTTTATTGCCTTtatgatcaaatttattttttactaaatgTCAcgctcgagcctacaccctagacgtgaccgacacttgagaaccattgctggtttCCAAGCAAATCCTTGGCCTGACtgactacttagcggaagacttactcaagcgATAAAAGacttaaaaacataatttttgaatatttagactctaaaaactcaactcaaactGTCTGTAAAATACTCAATAATATAAGTATAACAGTTTGCTAAAACATAtcaaggaaaaataaatattgaaagactcctcaactctatatatctatgaagcctctattaataaagatggatgtcgggataAGACCACGATATCTCAAGACAACTGACCAGAACATAAATGTGAAGTCCCcagaatgcaaagaggctcacatAAACTATCTGtgcaaagtgatctcaacaaaATGCATGTTGATGATCTGaacacctgtatctgcatcataataagatgtaggTCGAATAACATCAGTACATCAAATGTACGGGTATGTAATATggttgaataaaaaaataaattgactgAAAGCCACTCAACTgaatcaatacatgaacatgaagtGAAAACCATTTGAACTCTATAATAAGATATGCAATAAAagcaatatgaaaataatatactttactttgtggggagtttctctaaccaacaaccattaCTCTGAGTCTagcaatgatacaacgtttcACCCACGTTGCAAGggtcatcctataccttgttggGGTATAGGATGATTCTGTAACTATGAATTCATCTAATAGACATTCTCAGAGACAGTGAGGAGTCGCACGAAGAATCAGTGCTATCCTATCCTAGGCTGGCTACGTAATTTTATgagacttttgagttataatagACTCTtacccaattcggtgctcgatacgactcccaaaataatcaatataactTTATGCTCAAACACCCTTTACAAAGAAAGGGACTATTACTTTGTTGAAATATAATTGTCATGATCCGAGTTTTGTACCTAGACCACGATAGGAAACTTAACGACCTACAGTCAATAAAGTGAACCCTAGTTATGACtgtaacgacctgttcccgtcgttatagaaaattcaaaggggaaaaattttggctggaaaactttttggtagtaacttgaaattttctaacctagtccagatttggacgaaatcagagtcagtgaggtctagaaaaatctggtaacaaatgaGAGGTTTAATATGAAATGTGATTAtatgagtggatagctaagacgttaaggaacccgtacgactttacagaattaaattcgggtgagtagaactcccaaaactgatcttagcgtgaacgggtattttctgagtgtcatgggatgaaggtgtgttgtgaaatgggggtttgaaattcttaaatttgctcACTGGTTCTTAATTTGACTAAAGAATACATCTCTCACCTATGTATCCGGATGTCTGCTGATATATTTGAAAGTCCAGTGATGTATCCGGATGTCCTATCCCCTCTCTGATACATACATCCCTCACCTATGTATCCAGATGTCTGCAAATGTATTCGAAAGTCCAATGATATATCCGGAACTCTAGTGATGTATtcgaaattcataaattttaagggatttctgtaatttggaAAAGAGTAGGGAATTGATGTAATTATCTCTTAACAATATGAGATTTAggtaaattataaaaaataaatgtatatatgtaattataaataataatatattttctatgaAGATTGAGGTTGATAGGAAATAACGTGTGAAGCACATTTACATAGActtgtatataaatatatacattctCTTGGCAAAAATCCTCAAATACACTTTGAAGAAGAATTCTTTGATCACTCAACTAATAATATAATTCCTACAAAAGTTAGTGACTCTACAATGCCAAATAGCAAGAAGTTACTTCTATCTTTCCTCCTCATTTGCATGGTTGTGACGCCACCACCAGCTAAGGTGGTGGCGATCACATGTGGTACAGTACACAATATCATGCATCCATACTGTCATAAGTATGCATTGTTTGGTGACAGTTTTCCGTCAGAATGTTGCAACGAGCTTAAATCTCTCATATCTAATATAACTATCAGTGCAGACCGTCAAAGTGCGTGTTCGTGCATGAAGGGTTTAGCCTTCACTGAAAAACAAGTGAACCGTCTGGCTAGTATCCCTGAGCTATGTGGTGCCAACCTTCCTTTCAAAATTGGCAAGGATGTTGATTGTTCAAAAGTGAATTGAAGAAAAGAGTGACTTAGTGGTTACTCTTTAGCATATGAGCTacctaataattaaaaataatgtgttCCTTGTTATGATTTATGTGTATATTATATGGAATcaccttaaataaataatgctAATGTTGTATTTATATAACTATTCTTATGAAGAGTAAAAGGTGTTGGAAATCTTACAGAAAATACCTTTATCATGAATATTGATATGGAGTTCACCAACGCTTTTACTTCACCGCGAACTTATTTTTCCAACAAAAGGAAGCCCTTATAGTTCTATATCTATGAGAATTCTTACATTCTTTAAACTTTATCTAAAATAGAAAACTATTTTAGTTCAGTTTCCCTGAAAAAGCACTTTTGGCTGTTTGAAAGGAAactgaaaattaatttttcctgaaaatatatttatttaatagtatttgatgattttagtaaaattaaagataaataacaatgtttaagtgatataataatatttagttAAGAGTTCAGATGTAATAAAGGAAATGACTTTAATCACTAAGTAACCTCCAAgattgatgacaaaattaaattaaaagaccAACTAATATCCAAATACAAGTCTAGTGCTAAAGTGTAGTGTATCTAGAAGGAATAAAGACAGTAGATACAAAAAAGAGTTGGAATCCAGCCATATGATCTTTTTCAAGGTGTTAACCTTTGATAAAAAGACAAGCTCTAATACCAATGGAAAGAAACTATGTACTAACAATTATTTCAAGGAATCTGATTTCTAAAGTCGTATTAGAACAAAAAGTAAATAACATATgatttttcatggaaaatttTCTTACTTAAGGGAATTAAAAATCACGATCTACATTGTGTAAGATTTTCAATAACCTTCACTAACTTTAAAGAGCGGTTTCAGATTGCAACTTTATAATCTAAGGGAACTCTAGTACCTTAACTCAACAGGGAACTCTAACTGTTGTAGCAACTCTGCAAGAAGATAAACTCTCTTCTTATTACAAACCTCACAATGATCACACCTTTAGCAATGTTTATGT is part of the Solanum stenotomum isolate F172 chromosome 8, ASM1918654v1, whole genome shotgun sequence genome and encodes:
- the LOC125873942 gene encoding non-specific lipid-transfer protein 1-like yields the protein MASVLSKTFLLSFLLICLVLSPPQTRAVITCDTVFNDLKSCLSYVLVGGNVPTECCNGLKSLITNEITTEDRQMACSCVKNLATAATDEQVDRAASLPGKCGVKVPFKISRDVDCTKVK